ATGAGGTGGATATTAATCGTGATCATCTCAACTTGGAAGAGCCTGAAGTGCAAGGGATTGCTGGTGTCTTAGAGGAGTTCTCTCCAGATATTACGGTTGATGCACATGAAAGGCCTAGTGCCACCGGGGATCCTGATATGGAAATGCAGTGGGTACGTAATCTCAATGTTGATGATCCATTACGTGAATTAAATGAAGAAATGGTTGAAGATAATTTGCGCCCAGATGTTGAAGAAGCTGGTTTTTCAACGGGTCTCTATGGCGATGCCACTGAGTCCACTTTAGGACTCGAAACTGTATTATCGCAAATGGTAGGATTACGGCATGGATTAGGTCTGTTGACTGAATCAGCTGGGGAGCAAGATCCGGAATACCGAGTGGAGGCCCAGATGGAAACACTTGAATCCACTTTGGAGTTTTACCATGAACGAATGGAAGATATAACAGCCGCTGTGAATGAAGCGCCAGATCGTAAAGCAACGGATGGCGAAGAACAAAATGAGCCATTTTATCTCGACGGGGCAGATATACGAGAACCGGATGAATCGGATATATTAGATCCCCACGCATGCGGCTATATGCTGCATACCTCACAAGCTGAAGATCTTGAACGTCACATTGATGCTTTTTCTTTGGAAACGGAAGATGTAAGTGAACATGGCGTTTTTGTTTCGATGGGTCAACCGATGATGACCGTTGTTCCCTTTTTGATGGATGAAGAAGCGACGTATAACGAAGTAAGCGCCATGCCGTTGGAAAACTGCGGGGATCCTCAAGTGACGGCTTCCGGATTGCAAACGCTCGTTGGGCAATTCGATGAAGACGGAGAGTTTGAAGGAGAGGATGCGTCTCACTCCTTGGACATTCATTTGGAAGTTGTAAGTCACTATGAAAACCAGGAAGAGACGGAAAAAGTCGTTGAGCATATGGGCGGCTTTCACGACCTTCTGGATCATCAGTTGGGCAACGGATTGATTTCTCACGAAGCTTTTGAAATTCTAAGTGATTTTGCAAATGATCTGACCGAAAACGATGAACCTACGTTTGATGCCAATCGAGTGATGGATCATGTCGAGCATTTAAGCGTAGATATTGGGGAACGCGTAGCGGGTAGTGAAGGAGAAGCAGAAGCTGCAGCGTATATGGAAGACGAATTTGAAAGCTTAGGTTATGAAACGTCCACTCATGAGTTCGGGATCGAGGACGATGAGGAATCACAAAACGTGATCGCGGTGAAAGAAGCGGAAGATGTTGAAGATCCGGAGGTCATCTATCTCACCGCTCATTACGACACTGTTCCAGAATCCCCGGGTGCGAATGATAACGCCTCGGGTACAGGAAGCCTGCTGGAACACGCCCGAGTAATGCAAGATATGCCGACGGATAAAGAGATTCGTTTTGTCGCTTTCGGTGCCGAGGAGATTGGGTTGGTCGGGGCATCGGAATATGTTGACCAGTTGT
The Salicibibacter kimchii DNA segment above includes these coding regions:
- a CDS encoding M28 family peptidase, with product MKSAYWLIGSALLLTASPMAGVSAQENEEPPTTGFEDSGGEEWTSHEDELAFLEEVAEQSERMTYSEIGTSLEDRPLHLVKIGAPEPPSDEEVTDGNNMLVIGSQHGNEPAGQEMALQLLRDLAFTEDPELVEQLNEATIMFIPTANPDGRVADIRGNANEVDINRDHLNLEEPEVQGIAGVLEEFSPDITVDAHERPSATGDPDMEMQWVRNLNVDDPLRELNEEMVEDNLRPDVEEAGFSTGLYGDATESTLGLETVLSQMVGLRHGLGLLTESAGEQDPEYRVEAQMETLESTLEFYHERMEDITAAVNEAPDRKATDGEEQNEPFYLDGADIREPDESDILDPHACGYMLHTSQAEDLERHIDAFSLETEDVSEHGVFVSMGQPMMTVVPFLMDEEATYNEVSAMPLENCGDPQVTASGLQTLVGQFDEDGEFEGEDASHSLDIHLEVVSHYENQEETEKVVEHMGGFHDLLDHQLGNGLISHEAFEILSDFANDLTENDEPTFDANRVMDHVEHLSVDIGERVAGSEGEAEAAAYMEDEFESLGYETSTHEFGIEDDEESQNVIAVKEAEDVEDPEVIYLTAHYDTVPESPGANDNASGTGSLLEHARVMQDMPTDKEIRFVAFGAEEIGLVGASEYVDQLSTDEIDRSKATYNLDMVGTDWDPASQLHVSTVDGDSNAVWESVDAAAERLGYDDDDQTLHQLGRSDHVPFHEAGIDAALFIWMEPGTDPGEAGLEPWYHTPDDTIDHVSPEKIQHVGDLIDEAVSDLVSEGESSATDEAA